The following proteins are encoded in a genomic region of Phycisphaerae bacterium:
- a CDS encoding (2Fe-2S)-binding protein, translating into MPRISIDGREIEVSPGTSILAAARELGIDIPTLCHFEGCAVQTTCMVCLVKLQPSGRAVPSCATVVQDGMRIDSETPEVRALRRTSLELLLSHHLGDCAAPCESASPAHLDIPLMLRQVTDGRLRDAIATIRREMALPASLTSISADGGEKACRRGLIDAPVGINAILRFVAESDLASDDPYVPTCGQQTGKKVAIIGAGAAGLTAAYHLLRMGHACTLFERRSMPGGLLRDALDAACPPRDFLGAEVAIIVRMGAAMVMNATIGTPQRLDELRGRFDAVLVAIGSIADGTADPLGLPSMCDRLKVDLTTHETSLPGVFAAGDIIRPGKVLARSAADGKAAALCIDQYLSGRTVSGTERAVNVRMGKLTESELSLLVTQVSSSASSEPGGSGRRLTLDEARAGAKRCLQCDCGKKDGCKLREYADRLGADPGRYKAERRKLERVVQQGGVVFEPGKCILCGLCVDIATRVREPLGLTFIGRGFDVRVGAPFDRTLSEALQRVAARCAEACPTGALAIRLELCADGTCDRCRSRGG; encoded by the coding sequence ATGCCGCGCATCTCGATTGACGGCCGCGAGATCGAGGTGTCCCCCGGCACATCGATTCTGGCCGCAGCCCGCGAGTTGGGGATCGACATTCCGACGCTGTGCCATTTCGAGGGCTGCGCGGTTCAGACGACCTGTATGGTGTGCCTGGTCAAGCTGCAGCCCTCGGGCAGGGCGGTGCCCTCGTGCGCGACCGTGGTGCAGGACGGCATGCGGATCGACAGTGAGACGCCCGAGGTTCGGGCCCTCCGCCGGACCAGCCTGGAGCTGCTCCTGAGCCATCACCTCGGCGATTGTGCCGCTCCGTGCGAGTCGGCCAGTCCGGCCCACCTGGATATCCCGTTGATGCTTCGGCAGGTGACCGATGGGCGGCTCAGGGACGCGATCGCGACCATTCGGCGAGAGATGGCCCTGCCGGCGAGCTTGACGAGCATCTCGGCCGATGGTGGCGAGAAGGCCTGCCGCCGCGGTCTGATCGACGCCCCTGTCGGGATCAACGCGATTCTGCGGTTTGTGGCGGAGTCGGACCTGGCCTCAGATGATCCCTACGTGCCCACTTGCGGCCAGCAGACCGGCAAGAAGGTGGCCATCATCGGGGCGGGTGCTGCGGGCTTGACCGCCGCTTATCATCTGCTCCGCATGGGCCACGCTTGCACGCTGTTCGAAAGGCGGAGCATGCCCGGCGGTCTCTTGCGGGATGCGCTGGACGCGGCTTGCCCGCCTCGCGACTTCCTCGGCGCCGAAGTCGCCATCATCGTCCGCATGGGTGCAGCGATGGTGATGAACGCGACGATCGGAACGCCGCAGAGGCTGGATGAGCTTCGGGGTCGATTCGACGCAGTCCTGGTGGCAATCGGTTCCATTGCGGATGGTACCGCGGATCCGCTGGGCTTGCCCTCGATGTGCGACCGGCTCAAAGTGGACCTGACAACCCACGAGACAAGTCTGCCGGGCGTGTTCGCCGCCGGCGATATTATACGGCCGGGCAAGGTCCTTGCCCGTTCCGCCGCCGATGGCAAGGCTGCTGCCCTGTGTATTGACCAGTATCTGTCGGGCAGAACTGTGTCGGGGACTGAACGCGCGGTCAACGTTCGGATGGGCAAGCTGACCGAGTCAGAACTGTCGCTCCTCGTGACTCAGGTCAGTTCCTCCGCCTCATCCGAGCCGGGCGGTTCGGGCCGGCGGCTCACCCTGGATGAAGCCCGGGCTGGAGCCAAGCGGTGTCTCCAGTGTGACTGTGGCAAGAAAGACGGGTGCAAGCTGCGCGAGTACGCCGACCGGCTGGGTGCTGATCCCGGCCGCTACAAAGCCGAGCGGAGGAAGCTGGAGCGGGTCGTCCAGCAGGGTGGCGTGGTCTTCGAGCCGGGCAAGTGTATCCTCTGCGGCCTCTGCGTTGACATTGCCACCCGAGTCCGGGAGCCGTTGGGGCTGACGTTCATCGGACGCGGCTTTGACGTTCGGGTCGGTGCGCCGTTCGACCGGACGTTGTCCGAGGCGCTTCAGCGAGTCGCCGCCCGATGCGCCGAAGCGTGCCCGACGGGGGCCCTTGCCATTCGCTTGGAGTTGTGCGCCGACGGCACGTGCGACCGTTGCCGGTCACGTGGCGGCTGA
- a CDS encoding sugar kinase, with translation MSLLVTGSIGIDDLKTPFGEVKGVFGGSAIHFSLAARLFTPVRLVGVVGEDFPGEFRAFLEKQGFDLAGLEVRKGSKTFRWSGAYSDVTSDAQTLAVEVNVLAEAGPKVPASFADSDCLFLAATHPALQADMIRQVRSPKLIVADTRDLWINTQREPLIRTLGMVTGAILNDAEALLFTGESNVILAGRKILTVGPKFVVIKRGQHGVMLVTTEHVVSLPAYPTTKVVDPTGAGDSFAGGMMGYLTRCRDLGVAALRNALARGTITASFTIEGFSKEVIEKTTLTDVQRRLREYAEMLQINVD, from the coding sequence ATGTCGTTACTCGTGACCGGCAGCATCGGCATCGATGATCTGAAGACGCCGTTCGGCGAGGTGAAGGGGGTGTTCGGCGGATCGGCCATCCACTTCTCCCTCGCCGCCAGGCTGTTCACGCCGGTCCGCCTCGTGGGAGTTGTCGGAGAGGATTTTCCGGGCGAGTTCCGCGCCTTCTTGGAGAAGCAGGGGTTCGATTTGGCTGGTCTGGAGGTCCGCAAGGGCAGCAAGACGTTCCGATGGTCCGGAGCCTACAGCGACGTCACCAGCGATGCCCAAACGCTGGCCGTCGAGGTCAACGTTCTGGCCGAGGCCGGTCCGAAAGTGCCCGCATCTTTCGCCGACAGCGACTGCCTGTTCCTGGCGGCCACCCACCCGGCACTGCAAGCCGACATGATCCGCCAGGTCCGGTCGCCGAAGCTCATCGTCGCTGACACCCGCGACCTGTGGATCAACACGCAACGTGAGCCGCTGATCAGGACGCTGGGCATGGTCACCGGGGCGATTCTGAACGACGCGGAGGCCCTGCTGTTCACGGGCGAGTCAAACGTCATTCTGGCCGGCCGCAAGATCCTGACCGTGGGCCCCAAGTTCGTGGTCATCAAGAGGGGTCAGCACGGCGTGATGCTGGTGACGACCGAGCATGTTGTCTCGCTGCCCGCCTACCCGACCACCAAGGTGGTCGATCCGACCGGTGCGGGGGACAGTTTTGCCGGTGGCATGATGGGATACCTGACCAGGTGCAGGGACCTCGGCGTCGCAGCCCTGCGCAACGCCCTCGCCCGGGGAACCATCACCGCGTCATTCACGATCGAGGGTTTCAGCAAGGAAGTGATCGAGAAGACCACCCTGACCGATGTGCAGCGGCGGCTTCGGGAATACGCGGAAATGCTCCAAATCAACGTGGATTGA
- a CDS encoding methylated-DNA--[protein]-cysteine S-methyltransferase, whose product MAKARFVDATSDGSLLPDLQAQVEAYFAGQEVSFDTPVDLTSVTDFQRQVLLACRRIAYGRVATYGELARCVGRPKAARAVGQAMAANPVPIVIPCHRVVGASGELTGFSAEQGVSLKRWLLELEFGARSLGCRSGGGPVRGR is encoded by the coding sequence ATGGCGAAGGCTCGATTCGTTGACGCGACCTCCGACGGTAGCCTCCTGCCCGACCTGCAAGCCCAAGTGGAGGCCTATTTCGCCGGACAGGAAGTGAGTTTCGACACGCCTGTGGATCTGACCAGCGTGACCGACTTTCAGCGTCAGGTGCTCCTGGCGTGTCGCCGCATCGCCTACGGGCGGGTCGCGACTTACGGTGAACTGGCCCGCTGCGTGGGGCGACCGAAGGCGGCCCGGGCGGTCGGCCAGGCCATGGCCGCCAATCCCGTTCCGATCGTCATTCCGTGTCATCGCGTCGTGGGGGCGAGCGGAGAACTGACCGGTTTCTCCGCCGAGCAGGGCGTGAGTCTCAAGCGATGGCTGCTGGAACTGGAGTTCGGGGCGCGTTCCCTCGGCTGCCGGAGCGGCGGAGGGCCGGTCCGGGGTCGATAG
- a CDS encoding AAA family ATPase gives MPEPLKIVLFDGEGLAEETFRLAFQQLRHVQIVDQTSSWDELRELLTGETDVAAVNLGDKQGQGLSIVQRIAETTPTCSILGVGRWTDPESIIAAMRAGCSQFVTWPIDATDLNSAMERIRTTRVAEVKTSKLICVVGSAGGSGATTVACNLAMELVHTTNRRCALVDLNLEFGDVCTVLDCSPNYSIADVCGQGAEIDRTVMTKALYNLPCNVSILARPGELERAYDVTPEGVEGALRTLSTMFSYVVVDMPRTLDALNAAAVKNADYTLIVTQLGVPFIRNATRMFDGLIRTGMPEDRVQIVLNRCNADNDRIKPEEVEAHFGQPIFAMIPNDYKRVQSALDLGHPIVADAPSSPARLAIEQLAKKLTSQADAGEAEKTASSGLLSRLWRRPAKAPA, from the coding sequence ATGCCGGAACCGTTGAAGATCGTCCTGTTTGATGGGGAGGGGTTGGCGGAAGAGACGTTCCGACTCGCCTTCCAGCAGCTCAGGCACGTACAAATCGTCGACCAGACCTCCTCCTGGGACGAACTCAGGGAATTGCTGACAGGGGAAACCGATGTCGCGGCGGTCAATCTGGGCGACAAACAAGGTCAGGGGCTGAGCATCGTCCAGCGCATCGCGGAGACGACGCCGACATGCAGCATCCTTGGCGTCGGCCGGTGGACCGACCCGGAGTCGATCATCGCCGCCATGCGGGCCGGATGCAGCCAGTTTGTCACCTGGCCGATCGACGCCACCGACCTGAACAGTGCCATGGAGCGGATTCGTACGACCCGAGTGGCTGAGGTCAAGACCTCGAAGCTCATTTGTGTGGTGGGCTCCGCCGGGGGTTCGGGAGCGACGACGGTGGCGTGCAACCTGGCCATGGAACTGGTGCATACGACCAACCGCCGGTGCGCGCTGGTTGATCTCAACCTCGAGTTTGGCGATGTGTGCACTGTGCTCGACTGCTCACCCAACTACAGTATCGCGGATGTGTGTGGACAGGGCGCTGAAATCGATCGGACAGTCATGACCAAGGCCCTGTACAACCTGCCGTGCAACGTCTCCATCCTGGCCCGCCCGGGGGAGTTGGAGAGAGCCTATGACGTGACACCGGAAGGGGTGGAGGGAGCGTTGCGCACCCTCTCGACCATGTTCTCCTATGTCGTCGTCGATATGCCCCGCACCCTGGACGCGCTCAACGCGGCGGCAGTCAAGAACGCCGATTACACCTTGATCGTTACCCAGCTTGGCGTACCGTTTATCCGCAACGCGACCCGGATGTTCGACGGTCTGATCCGCACCGGCATGCCGGAGGATCGAGTGCAGATCGTGCTTAACCGCTGCAACGCAGACAACGATCGCATCAAGCCGGAAGAGGTCGAAGCCCACTTCGGTCAGCCCATCTTCGCCATGATCCCCAACGACTATAAGCGCGTTCAGTCGGCTCTGGATCTTGGGCACCCGATCGTCGCGGACGCCCCAAGCAGCCCGGCTCGACTGGCCATTGAACAACTGGCCAAGAAACTCACGAGCCAAGCCGATGCCGGGGAAGCCGAGAAGACGGCCTCATCAGGCCTGCTGAGCAGGCTTTGGAGGAGGCCGGCCAAGGCACCTGCATGA
- a CDS encoding PEP-CTERM sorting domain-containing protein, protein MPRYTLLLLLCAATVLAIGTSSWAADPLLKPGDPVVAIDRDSSGSSYPGAEAPGKAFDSDANTKYLNFSKENSGFIVSSAAPTVVRSLGLTTANDWAERDPASYQIFGTNVPIVSTDNSNGDLEAWTLISEGALALPDDRFTAMAPVNFANSNAYTSYRVVFPTLKNAGATNSMQIAEVGLFESTDGTGANVLAGGTVAAIDLDHVYTSNHPGGEAPAMAIDGSTSSKYLNFGETNSGLIVTPTQAHKTLVTGVQFSSANDAPERDPMTWALYGTNDGITSEPNSWGSAESWRLIAAGDTGLTETRFETGPLTTFDNAFGYNSYRIVFTSVRNAGGANSMQVSEIQLFGSVLPEPATLALLAVAGLGLFAGRRR, encoded by the coding sequence ATGCCACGGTACACACTTTTGCTCCTGTTGTGCGCGGCCACGGTGTTGGCGATTGGCACAAGTAGTTGGGCTGCGGATCCTCTGTTGAAGCCGGGCGATCCCGTTGTAGCCATCGACCGCGACTCCAGCGGCAGCAGCTATCCTGGGGCTGAGGCTCCCGGCAAGGCTTTCGATAGTGATGCGAATACCAAGTATCTCAACTTCTCGAAGGAGAACTCGGGCTTCATCGTGTCGTCGGCCGCCCCGACGGTTGTCCGGAGCCTGGGACTGACCACCGCCAACGACTGGGCCGAGCGCGACCCCGCCTCGTACCAGATCTTCGGCACCAATGTCCCGATCGTCAGCACCGACAACAGCAACGGCGACCTGGAGGCCTGGACGTTGATCAGCGAAGGCGCTCTCGCCCTTCCTGACGACCGCTTCACTGCGATGGCTCCGGTCAACTTCGCCAACTCCAACGCCTACACGTCCTACCGAGTCGTGTTCCCGACACTCAAGAACGCAGGCGCCACCAACTCGATGCAGATCGCCGAGGTGGGTCTCTTCGAGAGCACCGACGGCACGGGCGCGAACGTCCTCGCCGGCGGCACGGTCGCAGCCATCGACCTCGATCATGTGTACACCAGCAATCACCCCGGTGGCGAGGCTCCGGCCATGGCAATCGACGGTTCGACCTCGAGTAAGTACCTCAACTTCGGCGAGACTAACAGCGGTCTCATCGTGACGCCCACCCAGGCCCACAAGACCCTCGTCACCGGCGTGCAGTTCAGCTCGGCCAACGATGCCCCTGAGCGTGACCCGATGACCTGGGCCCTCTATGGAACCAACGATGGCATCACCAGCGAACCCAATAGCTGGGGCTCTGCCGAGAGCTGGAGACTGATCGCGGCCGGTGACACCGGTCTGACCGAGACCCGATTCGAGACGGGTCCGCTGACCACCTTCGACAACGCCTTCGGGTACAACTCCTACCGGATCGTGTTTACGAGCGTGCGGAATGCTGGCGGCGCCAACTCGATGCAGGTATCCGAGATCCAGTTGTTCGGCAGCGTTCTGCCCGAACCGGCGACACTGGCTCTGCTGGCCGTGGCTGGTCTCGGCCTCTTCGCCGGCCGCCGGCGCTGA
- a CDS encoding alpha/beta hydrolase gives MTDSVSPASKGGCAAETCEGRRPLGWRSRAGWRFAGYLVLAYVAWCALLYFMQDGIVFPRELAGTGNSTPPAGTIVMTEQIEGGGQVLAWFVAAPGLSPERPGPLVMFFHGNAELIDGQGDLVRAYGRLGCSVLLPEYRGYGRCGGVPSESGLVQDAVRFLDRAAKLPGVDPSRIVLHGRSLGGGVSAQVAAHRPPAALVLQSTFMSTIPLAHRYGVPGFLSKHTFRTDRVVADLKAPLLIFHGVRDSIIPVAHGRRLRDLAPGSTYVEYDCDHNDFPGSADEDYWRAIESFLVSAGVLGDGQGPGAAQPEATTVPGG, from the coding sequence ATGACCGATTCAGTTTCGCCGGCTTCGAAGGGGGGATGTGCTGCCGAGACCTGCGAGGGGCGAAGGCCCTTGGGCTGGCGGTCTCGGGCGGGGTGGCGTTTCGCCGGGTATCTCGTTTTGGCCTACGTGGCCTGGTGCGCCCTTCTGTACTTCATGCAGGATGGGATCGTATTCCCGCGGGAGCTGGCGGGTACGGGAAACTCGACTCCGCCGGCGGGCACCATTGTGATGACCGAGCAGATCGAGGGTGGGGGGCAGGTTCTGGCCTGGTTCGTGGCCGCGCCGGGATTGAGCCCCGAACGGCCCGGGCCACTGGTGATGTTCTTCCATGGGAATGCGGAGTTGATCGATGGTCAGGGCGACCTTGTTCGCGCCTACGGTCGCCTGGGGTGCTCGGTTCTGCTGCCCGAATATCGCGGCTATGGTCGGTGCGGAGGCGTGCCTTCGGAGAGCGGCCTCGTCCAGGACGCGGTGCGGTTTCTTGACCGGGCAGCCAAGCTGCCCGGCGTGGATCCCTCGCGCATCGTGCTGCACGGCAGGTCACTCGGCGGCGGGGTCTCGGCCCAGGTCGCAGCCCATCGCCCTCCGGCAGCTCTCGTTCTCCAATCGACGTTCATGAGCACGATTCCTCTGGCCCATCGCTACGGCGTGCCCGGCTTCCTCTCCAAACACACCTTTCGGACCGATCGGGTTGTCGCCGACCTCAAGGCCCCGCTGTTGATCTTCCATGGTGTCCGCGACTCCATTATCCCGGTGGCTCATGGCCGCCGGTTGCGCGATTTGGCCCCCGGAAGCACGTACGTGGAATATGATTGCGATCACAACGACTTTCCCGGCAGCGCGGATGAGGACTACTGGCGAGCGATCGAGTCCTTTCTGGTCTCCGCCGGGGTCCTCGGTGATGGCCAGGGGCCGGGCGCGGCCCAACCGGAGGCGACGACGGTGCCGGGCGGGTGA
- a CDS encoding fumarylacetoacetate hydrolase family protein: MKLIRFEDTRGQVSMGEPVEGGQARLFRGDLFGQLEVTGQVVEVRRLLAPVQPVNLIAIGLNYRRHAEEGGQRIPDEPLVFAKLTTSVIAPGEPIVLPTAAPDEVDYESELAVVIGRRARKVSETEALDYVLGYTCANDVSARDCQVRRDKQWTRAKSFDTFCPLGPCLLIDPKVNPNALSIRGRLNGRLMQDSSTADMIFLVPKLVSYLSQHFTLLPGTVIMTGTPEGVGCARKPPVFLRPGDTFTVEIEGIGELTNPVQADSIPAFGMPPSEGGGHRRDKGVSGGVVETDIGR, from the coding sequence ATGAAGCTGATTCGATTCGAGGATACGCGCGGCCAGGTGAGCATGGGCGAGCCGGTCGAAGGTGGCCAAGCTCGACTCTTTCGGGGCGATCTGTTCGGGCAGTTGGAGGTGACCGGCCAAGTGGTGGAGGTGCGGCGGCTGCTCGCCCCGGTGCAGCCGGTCAATCTGATTGCGATCGGTCTCAACTACCGTCGCCATGCCGAGGAGGGCGGCCAGAGGATTCCTGATGAGCCCCTGGTGTTCGCCAAGCTGACAACCAGCGTCATTGCGCCGGGAGAGCCCATTGTGCTGCCGACAGCCGCACCGGATGAGGTGGACTATGAGTCCGAGCTGGCGGTGGTGATCGGCCGGAGAGCCCGAAAGGTCAGCGAAACCGAGGCTTTGGACTACGTTCTCGGCTACACTTGCGCCAACGATGTTTCCGCCCGCGATTGCCAGGTTCGGCGCGACAAGCAATGGACCCGGGCCAAGAGTTTCGACACGTTTTGTCCGCTGGGTCCCTGTCTGCTGATCGACCCCAAAGTCAATCCGAACGCGTTGTCGATTCGTGGTCGTCTGAACGGCAGGCTCATGCAGGACTCGAGCACGGCGGACATGATCTTCCTCGTACCGAAGCTGGTCAGCTACCTGTCGCAGCACTTCACCCTCCTGCCGGGCACGGTGATCATGACCGGCACACCGGAGGGCGTCGGGTGTGCGCGCAAGCCACCGGTGTTTCTGCGGCCTGGCGACACGTTCACGGTCGAGATCGAGGGGATTGGCGAACTCACCAATCCGGTTCAGGCTGATTCAATCCCTGCGTTCGGAATGCCGCCGTCGGAAGGTGGAGGACACCGTCGCGACAAAGGCGTGTCTGGTGGTGTTGTCGAAACTGACATCGGGAGGTAG